GCCCCTGGCCATGCTCGGCAAGAAATACGGCCCCGCGCGCTCGCTCCCGGTCATGATGTTCACCTTTGGCACCATGACGCTGTGCACCGCAGCGACGCAAAACTTTGGTGGCATCTTCGCCGTCCGCTGGTTCCTCggcatggccgaggccgccttcttccccaTGGTCATCTACTACCTAACCACCTTCTACCGCCGTGGCGAGCTCGCGCGGCGCCTTGCCGTCTTTTACGCCGCGTCCAACATCGCCAACGCCTTCAGTGGCTTGCTCGCCTTTGGCGTCTTCCACATTAAGAGCAGCATGTTTGCCTGGCGCTACCTGTTCCTCATCGAGGGCTCCGTCACCGTGCTCTTCGCCGTCTTTGCGTTCTGGTACCTGCCCaagagcgccgccgaggccaagttcctcaacgaggaggagcgcgcccTTGCCTTTCACCGCATCCAGGTCGATTCCTCGTCCGTTGTCGCCGAGGAGTTCAACCTGCGCGACTCGCTCAAGGTCTTCACCTACCCATCGTCGTACGCTTTCCTCGCCATCGAAGTCTGCCTCGGCGTGCCGCTCCAGTCCGTCGCGCTCTTCTTGCCGCAGATTATCCAGCGCCTTCAGTACTCGACGGTCAAGACCAACCTCTACACCGTTGCCCCCAACGTCACCGGCGCAGTCATGCTCCTCGTGCTCGCCTTTGCGTCCGACCACGTACGCCTTCGTTTCCCCTTCATCGTCCTGGGCTTCGTCTTCACCCTCACCGGCTTCGTCATCtacgccgccatcaccgacgTCACCGAgtcgctgcagctcgcctACTTCGCCACCTTTATGATGTGCTGgggcacgtcggcgccgtcggtgctCCTCTCGACGTGgtacaacaacaacatcgcccacgagggccgccgcgtcacGCTGACGTCGGTGGGCGTCCCCCTGGCCAACGTCATGGGCCTCGTCGCGAGCAACATCTTCCGGGAGCACGACGCCCCCAAGTACCTACCCGCGCTCATCACGGCCGCCTGCTTCGGCGTGTGcggcgccaccatcgcctGCCTCTTGGGCGTGTACATGCTGTTCGACAACAAGCGGCGAGACCGCAAGGCCGGCGTCAAGATTGACGCGCGGGACATTCCCACGCAGAGGTTGCGCGACGGGCCGAGCGTGCCTGAGTTTAGGTGGTTCCTGTAGACGGAGGAAAGATGCTTGTTTTGTACAAAGTGGGATGGTAGCCCCTGGGCAAGTAGATGAGCGATTCTGGATTTGGTTCAAATGAATAGTCAATTCTGGTTTAGATCCTGTGAGTGCCCATCCTCTGCGGCCAGTATCCAAGCTTTTTCCAACGTGAACATCCTCCCAACACTGTATTGCTGCCGTGAGGACAGGCTCCATCATGCCCCGAACGAAGCGAGAGCAACCGACTACATCTTCATATATTTGGGAACTCGAGGTGGCACAGCAACGAGATGGTCATGAAAAGATGCCGACGGTGTCCCGTATCCTACTTGGTTTTTGTTTTCTTGAGGATCTTTGCGTGTGAACTACAGTATAAAAAGGCGACCCAGACGCCCGAACCCCCTCCGAATTGACTCCCGCTCTCTATACAAGCGACATACCAGATCGCACCCGTGCCAAGGAAAATATGAACCGGCCACCGTTTCCGCCCACCAGGGAAGCAGACCGACAGGACTAATAGAAAGGGATGAAGAACGAAAAGAGAAGAAAAGAATAGAATGGAAAAAAGAGCTGGCGTTTCCCTGGCCAAGCTCCATATGCGTCGTTTCACGTGAAATTTTTTTTATGTAGTATATATCCCCTCAGTCCCCGCAGTGGCCCTGTATACGGGAGCTCGTGCGTCAGTATATCATGAACTGGCTAATAAATAGCAGGATTGATAAAACCACGACCGGCTGGCTTGTACACGCGGCTTGTTGTAGAGTACGCGCGGTGG
This sequence is a window from Purpureocillium takamizusanense chromosome 8, complete sequence. Protein-coding genes within it:
- a CDS encoding uncharacterized protein (EggNog:ENOG503NV36~TransMembrane:12 (i49-67o94-115i127-145o151-171i183-207o213-236i285-309o321-341i348-368o380-399i411-432o444-467i)~COG:G), with translation MAANRDDVDAVASAQGKGGEDIDHIESGPKDGMVADTARVLDPVAERKLAFKFDIRLLPVLAVMYLFNALDKGNLSNAQTNGLSKNLNFKDGQYNLVVSIFFVPFVVFAPPLAMLGKKYGPARSLPVMMFTFGTMTLCTAATQNFGGIFAVRWFLGMAEAAFFPMVIYYLTTFYRRGELARRLAVFYAASNIANAFSGLLAFGVFHIKSSMFAWRYLFLIEGSVTVLFAVFAFWYLPKSAAEAKFLNEEERALAFHRIQVDSSSVVAEEFNLRDSLKVFTYPSSYAFLAIEVCLGVPLQSVALFLPQIIQRLQYSTVKTNLYTVAPNVTGAVMLLVLAFASDHVRLRFPFIVLGFVFTLTGFVIYAAITDVTESLQLAYFATFMMCWGTSAPSVLLSTWYNNNIAHEGRRVTLTSVGVPLANVMGLVASNIFREHDAPKYLPALITAACFGVCGATIACLLGVYMLFDNKRRDRKAGVKIDARDIPTQRLRDGPSVPEFRWFL